A region of the Planctomycetia bacterium genome:
ACCCGGCACATTCGTCGCGATTGGTTTATAAGGAGTGCGATGATCGACGGGGGCCGTGGGCTTCGGGTCCCACGTATCCATCTGGCTGATTCCCCCTTCCTCGTACACGACAAGCACTTGCTTGGCGCGCTTCGCGCGATTCGACGTCGTCGAGGCGAAGGCTTCAAGCGTCAGGAGGTCTGCCAGACTCGTTCCTAGACAGCCGGCCGAGACATGCCCGAGAAAGCGGCGACGACTTTGCGAAACGGCATAGGCAGGATGACTTCGGAGCAATGAAAACATCGTGACCATTCTCGGCGAGTAGCTGTCGGATCCTCAGCCTGCATCATAATCCAACGCATCAGTGGACGCCAATGCGTATCCTCGTCACTGTGCAGCGGGAAGCTCGTGAATTTGCTGGCGTCATGGGCTTTCGGAGACTTCCTCGATCACTCAGGCCAAGGCGACTTTTCGGTCGACAACGAGTACAGGATCGTCTTGGAGTTACAGTACTCATTCGCGGCTTCGTCGAAGCCGAGCTCGGTTCCGAAGCCGCTCAGCTTGTAACCGAAAACCGGAGAGCTGGCCCGAAACGCGCCGCCGCCGTTGATCGAGATCTTGCCGGCCTTGAGCTGCCGCGCAACTCGCAGGGCCCGCGTGCCGTCCGACGTCCATACGTTCGCCATCAAGCCGAAATCGCAATCGTTGGCAATGCTCACCGCCTCGGCTTCCGTGCGATAGGTCATTACGCTCAGCACGGGTCCGAAGACTTCTTCGCGCGCGAGCGTCATATTCGGCGTCACTTGGTCGAAGATCGTCGGAGCGAAGAAGCAGTCGGTCGGTGATTTCGGAGCTCGTCCGGAGAGGACGCACGTCGCACCTTCTTGTTTCCCCTGTTCGACGCGTTGTTGCACCGACTGACAATGCTGGGGCGTCGCTAAGCAGCCGAGCTGTGTCGCCGGATCGGTCGGGTCGCCCTGGCGCAACCCCTTCGCCTTGGCGATGATTCGCTCGAGTAGTTCATCGTGCTGGCTTTCATGCACGAGCAGTCGGGAACCGGCGACGCAGACCTGACCGAGATTGACGAAGATCCCGGTGATCACGCCATTGACGACGTTCTCCAGGGGCGCGTCCGGAAACACGAGGCTTGGCGTCTTGCCGCCGAGCTCCATCAAGACCCCCTTCATCCCTTGCTTCGCCGCTTCGAGCATCTGAGCGCCGGTCTGATGGCGCCCGGTGAAGGCGATTTTGTCGACTCCCGGATGTCTGACAAGCGCCGCGCCGGCATCCGCGCCCGTGCCGTGGATCACATTGATCACGCCGCGCGGAAAGCCCACCTCGTGAGCCATCTGCGCTAGCATCAATGCCGAAAGGGGTGAAACTTCCGACGGCTTCAGCACGACCGTGTTGCCGCAGGCAAGGATCGGGGCGAGCTTGATCGCGGCATTCGTGACCGGATAGTTCCACGGAACGATCGCGGCGATCACCCCCATCGGCTCGCGAATCTGCATCGTCATGCTGTCCGAGAACGTGCCGTAGCACTTCCCGGCGATCTTGTCGGGCAGACCGGCGTAAGTCTCGAACAGATCCGCCGAAACGGGAGCATCCCAACCCAGCGTGTCGCGAATAGGCTTACCGATATTCAGCGTATCGGTCATAGCCAGGTCGTCGAGCGAAGCGCGAATCCGTTCCGCGAGGCGGAACAACAACCGACCGCGGTGCAGCGGGTCCATCTGCGGCCATTCACCCCCTTCAAAGGCCCTGCGCGCCGCCCCGACCGCTCGGTCGACGTCGACGGCATCGGCGAGAGCCACCTCCGTCAGCGTCTCGCCCGTTGCTGGATTCACGACGCTCCAGGTTTTGCCGGAGGCACTATCAACCCATTCGCCGTTGATGAATAGCTGATTCGGCCACGATCGCATACGCTTGCTCTCCCGCTGTCGAGGAACGCCCGACTTCGAAAACCACTGCCGCGTCGTCCCGGCAGAACGTGGTCGTCGAGTTCGTAAAGGCATCATCTCCGCCGCTCGGTCTCGGATCAAGCGACCGGCCCCGAGTCCGCGGATCGTCGCACGCGGCGACGTCGCGGTCGTGACGGCCATCGGCCACGAGTCCGGCAACCTGCTTTCCTGGCGCTCGGCCGATGCGGGCGAGACCTGGCAAGATCCCGTGACGGTCAATGATTCGCCGACGGCTGCCAGAGAAGGCTTGCATGCGATGGCGATCGGTCCCTCCGGAGAGATCTATTGCACTTGGCTCGACCTGCGTGGCTTGGGCACTGCGCAG
Encoded here:
- a CDS encoding aldehyde dehydrogenase family protein, which translates into the protein MRSWPNQLFINGEWVDSASGKTWSVVNPATGETLTEVALADAVDVDRAVGAARRAFEGGEWPQMDPLHRGRLLFRLAERIRASLDDLAMTDTLNIGKPIRDTLGWDAPVSADLFETYAGLPDKIAGKCYGTFSDSMTMQIREPMGVIAAIVPWNYPVTNAAIKLAPILACGNTVVLKPSEVSPLSALMLAQMAHEVGFPRGVINVIHGTGADAGAALVRHPGVDKIAFTGRHQTGAQMLEAAKQGMKGVLMELGGKTPSLVFPDAPLENVVNGVITGIFVNLGQVCVAGSRLLVHESQHDELLERIIAKAKGLRQGDPTDPATQLGCLATPQHCQSVQQRVEQGKQEGATCVLSGRAPKSPTDCFFAPTIFDQVTPNMTLAREEVFGPVLSVMTYRTEAEAVSIANDCDFGLMANVWTSDGTRALRVARQLKAGKISINGGGAFRASSPVFGYKLSGFGTELGFDEAANEYCNSKTILYSLSTEKSPWPE